One Roseimaritima multifibrata DNA window includes the following coding sequences:
- a CDS encoding outer membrane protein assembly factor BamB family protein encodes MLRYLIAATCLLIGTAELGAADWPEFLGAGGAAKSADVVPLTWSETENLMWKADLPGTGSSSPIIVDNQVIVTCYVSGDAAKRQVVSFDKNTGKQQWSVDFPIDYREDGYQGYITEHGYASNTPVTDGQNVYVFLGKGGVHCISLEGIKKWSVDVGKGSSNRHWGSASSPVLYEDKLFVNAAEEAKAIFCLDKHSGKELWRTDADMLELTYGTPRIVHVDDANVELVISVPEEIWSLNPDNGKLKWFASTPMTGNVTPSVIVDGTTIYSFGGYRASGSIAVKAGGGTAKQKDVTNSDVLWTNQSSSYVATPLLHENRLYWIDDRGIAYCTSAEDGKVIYRERVRNLESGRPVYASPVLIGQHIYIVTRRSGTIVFPPGESFTPKSQNRFASDASDFNASPAVSDGKLYLRSNQALYCIGAK; translated from the coding sequence ATGCTTCGCTATCTGATTGCTGCAACTTGTCTTCTCATTGGGACGGCTGAACTTGGCGCCGCGGATTGGCCTGAGTTTCTTGGGGCGGGTGGTGCCGCAAAATCAGCGGACGTCGTGCCATTGACCTGGAGCGAAACTGAAAACCTTATGTGGAAGGCCGATTTGCCTGGGACGGGTTCGTCCAGCCCCATCATTGTGGACAATCAAGTCATCGTGACTTGTTATGTTTCCGGTGACGCGGCTAAACGCCAAGTCGTCAGCTTCGACAAGAACACCGGCAAGCAACAGTGGTCCGTCGATTTTCCGATCGACTATCGCGAAGACGGTTATCAGGGATACATCACCGAACATGGCTACGCCAGCAATACGCCGGTGACCGACGGCCAGAACGTGTATGTGTTCCTCGGCAAAGGGGGCGTTCACTGCATCTCTCTGGAGGGCATCAAAAAATGGAGCGTTGATGTCGGCAAGGGGAGCAGCAACCGGCATTGGGGATCAGCGTCCAGCCCTGTGCTTTACGAAGACAAACTATTCGTCAACGCAGCGGAAGAAGCCAAGGCGATCTTCTGTCTGGACAAGCATTCCGGCAAGGAGCTGTGGCGAACCGATGCCGACATGCTGGAACTGACCTACGGAACGCCACGCATTGTCCACGTCGATGATGCGAACGTGGAATTAGTCATCAGCGTGCCCGAAGAGATCTGGTCACTCAATCCTGATAATGGGAAATTGAAGTGGTTCGCCAGCACTCCCATGACAGGGAACGTCACGCCGTCGGTGATTGTGGATGGAACCACGATCTACAGTTTTGGCGGCTATAGAGCATCGGGCAGCATCGCGGTCAAAGCGGGCGGTGGAACGGCCAAACAGAAAGACGTGACCAACAGCGACGTTTTATGGACCAATCAATCGAGCTCCTATGTTGCGACACCGTTGCTACACGAAAATCGTTTGTACTGGATCGACGACCGTGGGATTGCCTACTGCACCTCTGCGGAAGACGGCAAGGTGATTTACCGCGAACGAGTCCGCAATCTCGAAAGTGGTCGGCCCGTCTACGCATCGCCGGTTCTGATTGGACAGCATATCTATATCGTCACCCGTCGAAGCGGCACGATTGTGTTTCCGCCCGGTGAATCATTCACGCCGAAATCGCAAAATAGGTTTGCCAGCGACGCAAGCGACTTCAACGCGTCGCCCGCGGTTAGCGACGGAAAATTGTACTTACGAAGCAACCAAGCTCTCTATTGCATTGGGGCAAAATGA
- a CDS encoding peroxiredoxin-like family protein, whose amino-acid sequence MQTTLHRTLAALFATLLLTGTSMAQQSPTEPTLADQLAEKTAQFASRAPADRKAAYQKGIDMVHATGIETSAKQVGDAAIDGTLKDWKGNTITLSELWQEGPVVLMWYRGGWCPYCNIQLRAMQQNLDKIENAGARLVVMTPELPAKAKETAETNDLNIVALHDANLELAKKYGIVFDLPAPIAPMYRSNGKLKEYNGNEDLQLPLSATYVVDSSGKITYAFLNADYKKRAEPSDVITAVQAAAAQ is encoded by the coding sequence ATGCAGACCACTCTCCACCGAACCTTGGCCGCACTGTTTGCAACCCTCCTACTCACCGGAACCTCGATGGCTCAGCAAAGTCCGACGGAGCCAACGTTAGCTGACCAGTTGGCCGAAAAAACCGCCCAATTCGCGTCCCGTGCACCGGCTGATCGCAAGGCCGCCTATCAAAAGGGGATCGACATGGTCCATGCAACGGGAATCGAAACATCTGCTAAGCAGGTGGGTGACGCTGCAATCGATGGCACGCTAAAGGACTGGAAGGGCAACACGATCACGTTAAGCGAACTGTGGCAAGAAGGCCCGGTCGTCCTGATGTGGTATCGCGGCGGATGGTGTCCCTACTGCAACATCCAGCTCCGGGCGATGCAGCAGAATCTTGACAAAATCGAGAATGCAGGTGCCAGGCTTGTCGTGATGACGCCTGAGCTACCGGCCAAAGCAAAAGAAACGGCCGAGACGAACGATCTGAACATCGTCGCCCTCCATGACGCAAACCTAGAACTGGCCAAGAAGTATGGGATCGTCTTCGATTTGCCTGCCCCAATCGCCCCGATGTATCGCAGTAATGGCAAACTGAAAGAATACAACGGAAACGAAGACCTCCAGTTGCCGCTATCGGCGACCTACGTCGTCGATTCGTCCGGAAAGATCACCTACGCATTCCTGAACGCCGACTACAAGAAACGCGCCGAACCATCCGATGTGATCACCGCGGTCCAAGCGGCCGCGGCTCAGTAG
- a CDS encoding MYG1 family protein: MTMQLIVTHPGDAHKDDFLACCLLAHSHGVPIQRREPTDQDLADPLICVVDVGGAHDPSKNNFDHHQFPRDAPPLCALSLVLQHMGLYEDAVSFCAWLRPAEWLDTLGPNEAAKLMGIPRSALGALNSPVDITLLGRFANCTELRPENPIYQVMCMVGEDIVNYLRTLRERLDYLKAHGQYWTIETDGEPVRALFLEKSDAISENPSFGVYAFIESEGKTEEIQALVYPDRRGDGYGLTRYNDCQRLDFSQIESHDEVRFAHKRGFVAKVSATDPVRLKQLLQNAIVKMDH, from the coding sequence ATGACCATGCAGCTGATTGTGACCCATCCGGGCGACGCTCACAAAGATGATTTCCTTGCCTGCTGTCTGCTGGCTCATTCGCATGGTGTTCCGATCCAGCGGCGCGAGCCTACGGATCAGGACTTGGCCGATCCTTTGATTTGCGTCGTTGATGTGGGGGGTGCACACGATCCAAGTAAAAACAACTTTGACCATCACCAGTTCCCACGCGATGCTCCGCCACTTTGTGCGTTGTCACTTGTCCTGCAACACATGGGACTTTACGAAGATGCGGTATCGTTCTGTGCTTGGCTTCGACCAGCGGAATGGCTGGACACGTTGGGACCAAACGAAGCTGCCAAGTTGATGGGGATCCCGCGCTCGGCATTGGGGGCGTTGAATTCCCCGGTCGATATTACTTTGCTTGGCCGATTCGCGAATTGCACAGAGCTCCGTCCTGAGAATCCTATCTACCAAGTCATGTGCATGGTGGGTGAAGATATCGTCAATTACTTACGGACTTTGCGTGAACGACTGGACTACTTGAAAGCACATGGCCAGTACTGGACGATCGAAACCGATGGCGAACCGGTTCGAGCACTGTTCCTGGAAAAAAGTGACGCGATTTCAGAGAACCCTTCGTTTGGTGTCTACGCATTCATCGAGAGCGAAGGAAAAACCGAGGAGATTCAAGCGTTAGTCTATCCCGATCGGCGAGGCGACGGATACGGATTGACTCGCTACAACGACTGCCAACGTTTGGATTTTTCGCAAATCGAATCGCACGACGAAGTTCGTTTTGCACACAAACGTGGCTTTGTCGCAAAGGTCAGCGCGACGGATCCCGTACGGCTGAAGCAGCTGTTGCAAAACGCCATTGTCAAAATGGATCACTGA
- a CDS encoding SDR family oxidoreductase, which translates to MDIGNDQYTLMTSTTGLVGQYLIRNAMVRGQRIAVIVRSTKKKTAYERVDAILQRFESELGRELPRPVCLEGDILEPDLGLSPGAVDWVRNNCSRMIHGAAVLKFQGTDRTEDPWKTNLGGTENVLAFCRHTAIRDFHYFSTAYVCGNRTDLVHESELDVGQDFRNDYERSKFEAEHAVRKAPFFDQLTVYRPAVISGDSQTGHTTSYHGLHTYLRLMSLLVPMVDPDENGVRHTPIRLPMTGDEHRNVVPIDWVADVVSRLLDTPESHGKTYHLTPRIHLTPRRIIDCCCSYFNSHGVQYCGDLNVSENMNGFEQTYFSGVALYDPYNSTDPKFDNSNLLEFASDLPCPEIDEAVIHRYLAFGMADRWGKRRNRDIESPSPLVDFLRDATVASMHQEKDKRSELQAPAGLGLDILGPGGGQWRLVGQQGSARLEVAHGLPCPKTPTIRASSRVLAKLSTEQDLCSSEIGRYLNANTSPATLSSDAIDMCRTLFAKVAYT; encoded by the coding sequence ATGGATATTGGAAACGATCAATACACACTGATGACCAGCACAACTGGTCTTGTCGGGCAGTATCTGATTCGCAATGCGATGGTACGCGGCCAGCGCATTGCGGTGATCGTTAGAAGTACCAAAAAGAAGACAGCCTACGAACGTGTTGACGCTATTCTGCAGAGATTCGAATCAGAACTAGGGCGCGAGCTGCCTCGCCCCGTATGTTTGGAAGGCGATATCCTCGAACCCGATCTGGGGCTAAGTCCTGGAGCGGTCGATTGGGTCCGCAACAATTGCTCCCGCATGATTCACGGTGCGGCGGTCCTTAAGTTTCAAGGCACCGATCGCACCGAAGACCCCTGGAAAACAAACTTGGGGGGTACGGAGAATGTTTTGGCGTTCTGTCGCCATACGGCCATCAGGGACTTTCACTACTTCTCGACGGCATACGTTTGCGGCAACCGAACCGACTTGGTTCATGAATCTGAATTGGATGTTGGGCAAGACTTTCGCAATGACTACGAAAGAAGCAAATTCGAAGCCGAACATGCGGTTAGGAAAGCACCGTTTTTTGATCAGCTGACCGTCTATCGTCCAGCCGTTATTTCGGGCGATTCGCAGACGGGACATACAACCAGCTACCACGGGCTACATACCTACCTGCGATTAATGTCGCTGCTCGTGCCAATGGTCGACCCCGACGAGAACGGCGTCCGACACACCCCCATTCGCCTTCCGATGACCGGCGATGAGCACCGTAACGTTGTGCCAATCGATTGGGTTGCGGACGTGGTATCGCGGCTCCTCGACACGCCTGAATCTCACGGTAAAACCTACCACCTGACGCCACGCATTCACCTCACACCGCGAAGAATCATTGACTGCTGTTGCTCGTACTTTAATTCACACGGGGTCCAGTATTGTGGGGACCTTAACGTGTCAGAGAACATGAACGGTTTTGAGCAGACCTATTTTTCCGGAGTCGCACTTTATGATCCGTACAATTCAACCGATCCAAAGTTCGACAATTCGAACCTTCTAGAATTTGCTTCGGACCTCCCCTGTCCGGAAATTGATGAAGCGGTCATTCACCGATATCTTGCGTTTGGGATGGCCGACCGGTGGGGCAAACGACGCAATCGCGACATCGAATCGCCAAGTCCATTAGTCGATTTCCTGAGAGACGCTACCGTCGCATCGATGCATCAAGAGAAAGACAAACGCTCTGAATTGCAGGCTCCTGCGGGTCTGGGCCTGGACATCCTGGGTCCTGGAGGTGGTCAATGGCGATTGGTCGGGCAACAAGGATCCGCAAGACTGGAGGTTGCCCATGGACTTCCATGTCCGAAAACTCCAACGATTCGTGCTAGTTCACGCGTTCTTGCCAAACTGTCGACAGAGCAGGATCTGTGTTCATCGGAGATCGGTCGGTACCTGAACGCTAATACGTCTCCTGCCACGCTCTCTAGCGACGCAATTGACATGTGCCGCACACTGTTTGCGAAAGTCGCATACACCTAG
- a CDS encoding ABC transporter permease, whose amino-acid sequence MIELQGLRKDYRVGDHDLAVLKGITLNIEAGEYVALMGSSGSGKTTLMNLLGSLDHPTDGIYRLAGTDVSSLTPMELAAFRSQHIGFVFQNFNLLPRATALDNVLLPTIYSSDGRSRRTRVEDATRLLESVGLAGRLDHMPNQLSGGERQRIAIARALMNRPKLLLADEPTGNLDTVTEQEILALFRQLNQEHGITLVVVTHDAEVAHEADRVVRMKDGLVAEDVRQRVCTAGPLSPPETKSESTREQASAWPLAASWNAVIVAILALRRNALRTVLTMLGVIIGVASVISTMELSAGAATAIEETVASMGASMLTISPGKASSSGGRQRPIQIIPEDVVAVSEQCSAVKVAAPLVYSHVQLVRRNRRWSPNLALGTTPQYLTARNWDQLELGTSFTDEHVIEASKVCILGMTVARELFGDEYPIGEEIRVNGVPLRVLGVLTEKGGDVIGNDQDDIIIGPWTTFKLRVNSSPGSTPQFSTFADLMPPMQLASMKRSTQREEVHQIYVEAVSPEHVELARQQITQLLSRRHNVDSAGAYRINDITEVSRVVGQVVGGVSALGLVIAGVSLMVGGVGIMNIMLVSVTERTREIGLRMAVGANRSAILRQFLIEATVLCMVGGFIGIFAGHLWSSLVAYVIGWPTAMSIWAPIVAVSVAATVGIVFGYYPARTASRLNPIDALRYE is encoded by the coding sequence TTGATCGAACTGCAGGGTCTTCGTAAAGACTATCGCGTTGGTGACCACGACTTGGCGGTGCTTAAGGGCATCACGCTGAATATCGAAGCGGGCGAGTACGTGGCGCTGATGGGATCCTCGGGATCTGGCAAGACGACCTTGATGAACCTGCTAGGAAGTTTGGATCATCCGACGGACGGGATCTATCGTCTGGCGGGCACCGATGTTTCCAGTCTTACGCCGATGGAGCTTGCGGCGTTTCGAAGTCAGCATATTGGCTTTGTCTTTCAAAACTTCAATCTGCTGCCGCGTGCGACTGCTTTAGACAACGTGCTGTTGCCGACCATCTATTCATCGGACGGTCGTTCCAGACGGACCCGCGTTGAAGATGCGACTCGTTTACTGGAATCCGTTGGCTTGGCGGGCCGACTGGACCATATGCCAAATCAATTGTCGGGGGGCGAACGGCAGCGAATTGCGATCGCTCGGGCACTGATGAATCGTCCTAAGCTGTTGCTGGCTGACGAACCCACAGGGAACCTAGACACGGTTACCGAGCAGGAAATCCTGGCGTTGTTTCGGCAACTCAACCAAGAGCACGGCATCACGCTTGTGGTGGTCACCCATGATGCGGAAGTCGCTCACGAAGCGGACCGTGTCGTGCGAATGAAAGACGGCTTGGTTGCGGAAGACGTTCGCCAGCGGGTTTGCACCGCCGGACCCTTAAGTCCGCCAGAAACGAAGTCGGAATCGACGCGTGAACAGGCATCCGCTTGGCCTCTGGCTGCTAGCTGGAATGCAGTTATCGTCGCGATTTTGGCGCTGCGTCGAAACGCGCTGCGGACGGTTCTCACAATGCTGGGAGTGATTATCGGCGTCGCCTCGGTGATCTCAACGATGGAACTGAGCGCCGGTGCTGCGACTGCGATTGAAGAAACGGTCGCTAGTATGGGCGCCAGCATGCTGACAATTAGTCCCGGCAAAGCATCCAGCAGCGGTGGACGCCAACGTCCGATCCAAATTATTCCAGAAGACGTCGTGGCGGTTTCCGAGCAGTGCTCGGCGGTGAAGGTCGCGGCGCCGTTGGTCTATTCACACGTTCAATTGGTTCGTCGGAATCGACGGTGGAGTCCCAACCTAGCTCTTGGAACCACGCCGCAGTATTTGACGGCGCGCAACTGGGATCAGCTTGAATTGGGAACATCGTTCACCGACGAGCACGTGATTGAAGCTTCTAAGGTCTGTATTCTCGGGATGACCGTCGCTCGTGAACTGTTTGGTGACGAGTACCCGATCGGTGAGGAGATACGCGTCAATGGGGTTCCGTTGCGCGTTCTGGGGGTGTTAACCGAAAAGGGAGGCGACGTGATTGGAAACGACCAAGATGACATTATCATCGGACCTTGGACGACATTTAAACTTCGCGTGAACAGCAGTCCTGGAAGTACCCCACAATTCAGTACCTTTGCGGATCTGATGCCGCCGATGCAGCTGGCATCGATGAAGCGATCGACGCAGCGCGAGGAAGTCCATCAAATCTATGTCGAGGCCGTGTCGCCTGAGCATGTTGAATTGGCGCGTCAGCAGATCACGCAGTTGCTGTCACGTCGCCATAACGTTGATTCAGCTGGTGCTTATCGAATCAACGATATTACGGAGGTATCGCGAGTTGTCGGACAAGTCGTCGGCGGAGTATCGGCGCTCGGGTTGGTGATTGCCGGCGTGTCGCTGATGGTTGGCGGCGTCGGGATCATGAATATCATGCTGGTCTCGGTAACCGAGAGGACGCGAGAGATCGGTTTACGGATGGCAGTCGGTGCGAACCGTAGTGCGATCCTGCGCCAGTTTTTGATCGAGGCGACCGTGCTGTGCATGGTCGGTGGATTTATCGGTATCTTTGCTGGTCATCTGTGGTCTTCGCTGGTTGCCTATGTCATTGGTTGGCCGACCGCGATGTCGATCTGGGCTCCGATCGTTGCGGTATCCGTTGCCGCAACCGTGGGGATCGTTTTCGGATATTACCCTGCCCGCACCGCCTCTCGATTGAATCCGATCGATGCGTTGCGATACGAGTAA
- a CDS encoding cyclic peptide export ABC transporter, which yields MKLFLVLIRSSWISGLVSGLLGALSGMMNLGLIMLIHHALTDDPSEAGSLPYLFAGACVMVLLTQVTAKYLLVQLSQATAARLRYELCTKIIAAPLPTLESVGPNRLLAALIGDVNAITAALSAFPAACANAMVLACGLVYLATLSLPLAGGTILMASIGVFSFLTGLRLANRHIRKAREDQDEVVKQLRAMIDGIKELKGNNMRCLDFVYDVLLPADTRMRHSLIVGSNIQGFAHSWGRLFLFIGIGLLLFLWPQISTVSTATLTGYVLTILYLTYPLDGILGWLPAMNAASVAVAKIETLGLMIDRPEQQSSVSAPTKFQSIELQGVTYRYDSMGDDCFALGPVDLTLCPGETLFIAGGNGSGKTTLAKLLTGLYVPDAGRLSWNGRDVTNKVRADYRQLFSTVFVEGHLFDRLLGIDATPGKLEHWISLLGMEDKVDVQTGRLLTGELSRGQHKRLALLVAALDDRPIFVFDEWAAEQDPEFKDTFYQQILPELNRSGKTVVAITHDDRYFSVATRVLMVTDGRLSDSDEKDVSVRKAA from the coding sequence ATGAAACTGTTTCTGGTCCTGATCCGATCTTCCTGGATATCCGGTCTGGTTTCTGGATTGCTGGGTGCCTTAAGTGGCATGATGAATCTTGGCTTGATCATGCTGATTCACCATGCACTGACCGATGATCCGTCAGAGGCTGGGTCGCTTCCGTATTTGTTTGCGGGCGCCTGTGTCATGGTGCTGCTAACTCAGGTGACTGCGAAGTATTTGCTAGTGCAACTGTCGCAGGCCACGGCCGCCCGTCTGCGGTATGAGCTGTGCACAAAGATCATCGCCGCTCCGTTGCCGACTCTGGAATCTGTCGGCCCCAATCGATTGCTGGCGGCGTTGATCGGTGATGTGAATGCGATCACGGCCGCTCTGTCTGCGTTTCCCGCCGCTTGTGCCAATGCGATGGTGTTGGCTTGTGGTTTGGTCTATTTGGCCACGCTGTCTCTTCCGCTGGCAGGCGGGACGATTCTTATGGCCAGCATCGGCGTGTTTAGTTTCTTGACCGGCCTTCGGCTGGCCAACCGTCACATTCGCAAAGCCCGCGAGGACCAAGACGAAGTGGTCAAGCAGTTGCGGGCGATGATCGACGGCATCAAGGAGCTGAAGGGGAACAACATGCGATGTCTGGATTTTGTCTATGACGTATTACTGCCTGCGGATACGCGGATGCGGCACAGTCTGATTGTTGGATCGAACATCCAAGGATTTGCCCACAGTTGGGGCCGCCTGTTTCTCTTTATCGGCATCGGCCTGTTGCTGTTTCTATGGCCGCAGATCTCGACCGTATCGACGGCAACGTTGACCGGTTACGTATTGACGATCCTGTATCTTACTTATCCGCTGGACGGGATCTTGGGATGGTTGCCTGCAATGAATGCCGCGTCGGTTGCCGTGGCCAAGATCGAAACCTTGGGGTTAATGATTGATCGGCCCGAGCAGCAAAGCTCGGTTTCAGCTCCTACCAAATTTCAGTCGATCGAACTGCAAGGCGTCACCTATCGATACGATTCTATGGGTGATGATTGTTTCGCTTTGGGGCCGGTTGATTTGACGCTCTGTCCAGGTGAGACGCTTTTCATCGCGGGAGGTAATGGCAGCGGAAAAACGACGCTCGCGAAGCTATTGACCGGTCTGTACGTTCCCGATGCGGGGCGGCTTTCCTGGAACGGTCGTGACGTAACAAACAAAGTACGCGCGGACTATCGGCAACTCTTTTCAACCGTTTTTGTCGAAGGGCATTTATTCGATCGCCTGCTTGGAATTGATGCGACGCCCGGCAAGTTGGAGCATTGGATTTCGCTGTTGGGGATGGAAGATAAAGTCGATGTGCAAACGGGACGGCTCTTGACGGGAGAACTGTCGCGAGGCCAGCACAAGCGTCTGGCATTGTTGGTTGCCGCGCTGGACGATCGGCCCATCTTTGTGTTTGATGAGTGGGCCGCCGAACAAGATCCTGAATTCAAAGATACCTTCTATCAGCAAATTCTGCCCGAGCTGAATCGCAGTGGAAAAACGGTTGTCGCGATCACCCATGACGATCGTTACTTCTCCGTCGCCACTCGTGTGCTGATGGTTACGGATGGTCGATTGAGCGATTCAGATGAGAAGGATGTCAGCGTCAGGAAAGCCGCATGA
- a CDS encoding chromosome condensation protein → MPQTFSLTHFEELMLHQDSSAFPTNCFVRMRFEGRLDERAFRAAVLTTVIRHPLLHSTVDQHRGKYRWHVGEPTSNVTWFSGAETDQPSFLRLNLEVEHGLRFVVRVDERDSELVVQFHHACCDGLAIFQVVHELLLAYAMEMDGNADYDLPDVAQDLLASRGSLGLTTGGFLRIFVRQAVGLLGVFQFLTRNPEHLVQHRVVDRTAPTPPAFPTVVAHHFDKEVSADLRQAAKRAGVTQNDLLIRDLFLALQEFRQSQNVRDPEGWLRVMIPVSLRRKQQYQAPAANIVSSVFLDRRSVDMEEPDQLLKRLSEEMNLIKRLQLNYLFIYSLWIQRRLPRGLQRTARPKNCQITAVFTNLSRLFLRSPLPRSEGRLRCGNVVLNETEAIPPIARHLNAAFGVSWYANRLTITLHHDPRAVSTQAADKLLGIVVRRVRESSKPQ, encoded by the coding sequence ATGCCTCAAACTTTTTCGTTGACCCATTTTGAAGAGTTGATGCTGCATCAGGACAGCAGTGCTTTTCCGACGAATTGCTTTGTGCGTATGCGATTCGAAGGACGCCTGGACGAAAGGGCTTTTCGCGCGGCGGTCCTCACGACGGTCATCCGGCATCCGCTGTTGCATTCGACGGTAGACCAGCATCGCGGAAAGTACCGATGGCATGTGGGCGAGCCCACGTCCAACGTAACTTGGTTCAGCGGAGCCGAAACCGATCAGCCATCTTTTTTGCGGCTGAACCTCGAAGTGGAGCACGGTCTGAGGTTTGTCGTTCGTGTTGATGAACGGGATTCGGAGCTGGTAGTTCAGTTTCACCACGCCTGCTGCGATGGGCTTGCGATCTTTCAAGTCGTTCATGAGCTGTTGTTGGCTTACGCGATGGAGATGGATGGAAACGCCGACTACGACCTTCCCGATGTCGCTCAAGACCTGCTTGCAAGTCGCGGTTCCCTTGGATTGACGACGGGCGGCTTTCTTCGAATTTTTGTTCGCCAGGCAGTCGGTCTTCTCGGTGTGTTTCAGTTCTTGACTAGGAACCCAGAGCATTTGGTGCAGCATCGTGTGGTCGATCGCACTGCCCCGACACCACCGGCCTTTCCAACCGTGGTCGCCCATCACTTTGATAAGGAAGTTTCTGCAGATCTCCGGCAGGCTGCCAAGCGGGCGGGGGTGACGCAGAACGATCTATTGATCCGCGACTTGTTTCTTGCCTTGCAGGAGTTCCGGCAATCTCAGAACGTTCGTGACCCCGAGGGGTGGTTGCGAGTGATGATTCCCGTCAGCTTGCGACGGAAGCAGCAATACCAGGCACCCGCCGCCAATATTGTCAGCTCGGTCTTTCTGGATAGACGCAGCGTCGACATGGAGGAACCGGATCAATTGTTAAAGAGGCTTAGCGAGGAAATGAACCTGATCAAGCGGCTGCAACTGAACTATCTGTTTATCTATTCCCTGTGGATACAACGGCGCCTGCCACGTGGGCTGCAGCGAACGGCACGACCGAAAAACTGTCAAATCACTGCTGTCTTTACGAATCTTAGTCGACTGTTCTTGCGAAGTCCGTTGCCACGCAGCGAAGGTAGGTTGCGGTGCGGGAATGTCGTGTTAAACGAAACCGAGGCGATACCGCCGATCGCTCGACATCTGAACGCTGCATTTGGAGTCAGTTGGTACGCCAATCGCTTGACGATCACTCTGCACCATGACCCTCGCGCGGTTTCGACGCAGGCAGCCGACAAGTTGTTAGGGATTGTCGTAAGGCGAGTTCGGGAATCGTCTAAACCCCAGTAG
- a CDS encoding glycosyltransferase family 2 protein codes for MTNHGNGDWKTNNAGSGDISVVIPVFNNAEFVEQALQSVFDQNHCRTEIIVIDDGSTDQTSEILANYSERIKVIRQANAGSAVARNVGLHEAAHEYVAFLDADDWFLPGKLCKQAEILNGNPQIGAVHSGWKTADAEGTITQEVQPWINAPRLNLDTWLMRKPVALGAMLFRRHWLQDVGGFDPELRMSQDVDLMLRLSLAGCRFEWQRESTLCYRHHTTSTIHSDGLGQVKYATMVLDKFYANRLVPAPVKRKERLVRYYSYTWLAWHLFNTGNADAVAGQLQRTLPYSRYDFRRTVHDWLYHLTEWTDPQDADFEDLREIIPRLVAIGDEAPSVPTNLSPNLSDQLDWWLTVWWHYLQRNDAEASRRLHATPAPESILDQINFYLRTGISPAHPDAVDRFCQDALAAGLITSTDRHKATELYVTLCGRALYARDLRVACQALMRALHYGWHPRAWLPAFRSVQALLGELRTA; via the coding sequence ATGACTAACCACGGCAACGGGGACTGGAAGACAAACAACGCCGGCTCCGGTGACATCAGCGTCGTGATTCCCGTTTTTAACAATGCGGAATTTGTCGAACAGGCGTTGCAAAGCGTGTTCGACCAGAATCATTGCCGCACAGAAATCATTGTTATCGACGACGGGTCCACCGATCAGACAAGCGAAATCCTGGCAAATTATTCCGAACGCATCAAAGTCATCCGGCAGGCCAACGCCGGATCGGCCGTCGCCAGAAACGTCGGCCTGCATGAAGCGGCGCATGAATACGTCGCTTTCCTGGATGCAGACGACTGGTTTTTGCCTGGGAAACTCTGCAAGCAGGCCGAAATCCTCAATGGCAATCCCCAGATAGGTGCCGTGCATAGTGGCTGGAAGACGGCCGACGCGGAGGGGACCATTACGCAAGAGGTCCAGCCATGGATCAACGCCCCCAGGTTAAATCTAGATACATGGCTAATGCGGAAACCGGTCGCACTGGGAGCGATGCTGTTCAGACGCCACTGGCTGCAGGATGTTGGAGGATTCGACCCGGAACTGCGGATGTCTCAAGACGTCGATTTGATGCTGCGACTTTCTCTGGCGGGATGCCGCTTTGAATGGCAGCGAGAATCGACGCTTTGCTACCGACACCACACTACCAGCACCATTCACAGCGACGGCTTGGGGCAAGTTAAATATGCCACGATGGTGCTGGATAAATTCTACGCGAACCGTCTGGTACCGGCGCCGGTCAAACGGAAAGAACGGTTGGTGCGGTACTATTCGTACACATGGCTGGCCTGGCATCTATTCAATACAGGGAATGCCGATGCCGTCGCCGGACAACTACAACGAACACTCCCGTACTCGCGATATGATTTCCGCCGAACCGTTCACGACTGGCTATATCATCTGACGGAATGGACGGACCCTCAGGATGCGGATTTTGAAGACCTCCGTGAGATAATTCCTCGGCTTGTCGCCATCGGTGACGAGGCCCCGTCGGTTCCCACAAACCTTTCTCCAAACCTTTCCGATCAGCTCGACTGGTGGCTGACCGTCTGGTGGCACTACCTTCAGCGGAACGATGCAGAGGCGTCGCGGCGACTGCACGCGACTCCGGCTCCAGAATCAATTCTTGATCAAATCAACTTTTATCTGCGAACCGGTATCTCGCCCGCCCATCCCGACGCTGTCGATCGATTCTGCCAGGACGCGTTGGCCGCTGGCCTGATCACGTCGACCGATCGGCACAAAGCAACGGAACTTTACGTCACGCTGTGTGGACGCGCACTGTATGCAAGAGATTTGCGGGTCGCCTGTCAAGCGTTGATGCGTGCACTCCATTATGGCTGGCACCCAAGAGCTTGGCTTCCGGCATTCCGCTCAGTCCAGGCCCTTCTCGGAGAGCTACGAACGGCCTGA